The Diaminobutyricimonas aerilata nucleotide sequence ATGGACGGCGTAGCGATGTCGCCCTCGGTGACCACCGACGGCGACCGGACGGCGGACGTGACCGCGGCGTTCGCGCCATCGGGGGCGTCCGTGCCGACCGGCACGGCGACGGAGGCGTCGGGTACGGGGACGGAGACGTTCGGCACCTCGACGGCGATCGGGAGGAACGTCGGGGGAACCGCGGCTGCGGGCACGCCGGCGTCCGCCGGGGTGACCTCTGCCCCCTCCGACGTCGACCCCTCCGCGGCCGTTCCTCCCGAACCCGACTGATCGGCGTCGAGCGCGAGGGCGACCTGTGCCGCGATCCGGCCGAACTCCTCGGCCCCCGTCGGCGACGCACCCGCGGCCGAAGCGCCCGACGACGATGCGGCGGCGGGCGCGGACACCGGCGGAAGCAGGGTTCCGACCGGGCCGGTCACGAGCGCGCTCCCGCGAGCAGCGCCGACTGGGCGACCAGCAGTCGGGCGATCGTGCCGGCACCGGCGGCCGACCCGCCGAGCCCGGCGCCGCCCAGACCCGCACTGAGCCCGGCGCCACCGAGCCCCGAGCCACCGAGCCCCGAGCCGCCGAGGGCGGACGCGAGCAGCGCGGTGACGTCCGTCGCCGCGGGGGCGATCGGCGCCGGCGCGGGCGGGGCGGACTGGGTGGGGGCGATCCGGCGGATCGTGTCGATGCCGTCCTCGCCGACCCACAGCTTCTGCAGCGAGACGGTGCGGCCCGGGTAGGGCGCGTGGATGACCATGCCGTCGCCGGCGTAGATGGAGATGTGGCCGCCACCGCCGGTGACGATGAGGTCGCCGGGGCGCGCCTCGGCGAGCGACGGCACCTCGGTGCCGAGGTTCTTCTGGTCACGCACGAGCCGCGGCACGTCGATGCCGTGGTCGGCGAAGACGCGCTGCACGAGGCCGGAGCAGTCCATGCCGCTCGCATCCTCCCCGGCGAAGACGTAGGGGACGCCGAGGTACTTCTTCGCCGCCGCGACGATGCTGTCGCCGGTCAGCTGGCCGCTGCCGGCGACCGGGGTGCCCGTCGCCGGCGCCTGGCCGCCGAGCACCCGGGCGAAGTCGGCGGCGGATGCGGGAGTCGTCGACGCGGGCGGTGCCGCCGTGGTGCCCTGCGGTCCGAACAGCTGCTGCAGCCGCGACTCGATCTGCTGGATCGACGCGATCGCCTCGGTGACGCTCATGCCTTCCCCCTGTTCCGTGTATGCCACGCCCGTGCGGCGAGCTCGTCGAGCACGCCCTGTTCGGCGCGCGCCTCGAGCACGCCTTGTTCGACGGCGAAGCGCTCGCCGAGCTTCTCGATCGCGAGCTGTCGTCCGCGGGCCTCGTCGTGCGCCGCTCGTGCTTCGTCGATGCGCTGCCGGTGGCCCGCCTCGAGGGCCCCCAGATCGGCGAGCATGCTCGATGTGGACGCGCGAGCGGCCGCGATCGCGGTCACCGTCTCGGCCGAGTTCGGCTGCGACGGTCCCGCAGCGAGCACGCTCCGGGCCGCGCGCCGGCGGTGGGCGGTGCGTGCCGCGTCGGCGCGGGCGGCGGCGAGTTCTGCGGCGGCGAGGTCCTTCTCGACCTGGCGGATGCGCAGCAGCCCGGCGAGCGGGAAGAGCCGGCTCATGAGGTCGCCCCCATCGTCGCGACGAGGTCCGCGAGGCGCGCCCACGAGTCCTCGGCGTTCGCGGTCTCGTCGACCCGCTGCTGCAGGAACGCGTCGATCGCCGCCTCGTGGTCGACCGCCGCATCCACGAGCGGGTTCGCGCCGCGCGCGTATGCGCCCACGTCGAGCAGGTCCTGCGCCGTGCGTCGCGCGGCGAGCACGCGTCGCAGCCGACGCCCGAGCTCGACCTGCTCCGGCGAGCTCACCCGCGACGCGACGCGCGAGACGGAGCCGAGCACGTCGATCGAGGGGAAGTGGCCCGCGGCCGCGAGCCGACGGTCGAGCACGACGTGACCGTCGAGGATCGACCGGGCCGTGTCGGCGATCGGCTCGTTGTGGTCGTCACCGTCGACGAGCACGGTGTAGATGCCCGTGACCGACCCGCGGGGGCCGGTGCCGGCGCGTTCGAGCAGCCGGGCGAGCAGCCCGAACACCGACGGCGGGTAGCCGCGGGTGGCGGGCGGCTCGCCGACCGAGAGGCCGATCTCGCGCTGCGCCATCGCCACGCGGGTGAGCGAGTCCATCATGAGGGTCACGTGGCTGCCCGCATCCCGGAACGCCTCGGCGATGCGGGTCGCGGTGAACGCGGCGCGCACGCGCATGAGCGCGGGCTGGTCGGCGGTCGCGACCACGACGACGGAGCGGGCGAGACCGTCGGGCCCGAGGTCGTCCTCGAGGAACTCCCTCACCTCGCGTCCGCGCTCGCCGATGAGGGCGATCACCGACACCTCCGCGGCGGTGCCGCGCGCGATCATCGACAGCAGCGACGACTTGCCGACCCCGGAACCGGCGAACAGCCCGATCCGCTGCCCCACACCGACGGTGGTCAGGGTGTCGAGCACCCGCACGCCGAGCGGCAGGGCGGTGCGGATGCGCGCACGGTCGAGTGCGGGAGGAGCGTCGGCGTCGACCGGCACCCGGTCGACCTGGCCGAGCGGTCCGCGGTCGTCGAGGGGCGCCCCCGTGGCGTCGAGCACACGCCCGAGCAGTGCGGGACCGGTCGGCACGAGCATCCGCCGTCGTGCCGTCGTCGCGGGGGTGCCGGCGACGAGCCCGTCGGTGCGGTCGAGCGGCATCGCGGTGATCGAGTCGCGGGCGACCGCGACGACCTCCGCCCGGAGCCCGTCGCCGAGGGTGACGAGGTCGCCGAGGCCGGCGGTGAGCCCGCGGATCTCGATGCCGAGACCGGCGACGGCGGCGACGGTCCCGCTGCGCAGCGGACGGGCCGCGTCGGTGACCCGGTCGAGCGCGGTCGGGCGGTGCAGCACGGCGGCGCTCACGATGCCGCCTCCGCGAGCGCGGCGCGGGCGCGCCGCAGGGCGGCGTCGATGCGCGCGTCGAGCAGCCCGTCGGCGAGCTCGACGACGACGTCGCCGGGCGCGAGGGCCGGGTCGGCGGCGATCGGATGCGCGGGGCCGGTGTCGACGGCCCTCACGAGGTCGCGGTCGGCGGGGTGCAGCCGCACGGCCACCACCTCCGCGGCGTCGAGACCGGTGAGGGCGTTCCGCAGGCGGTCGCGCACCGAGCCGGGGTGGTCGGTGAGCTCGCGGGCGAGCACCGCCTCGGCGAGCTCGATGGCCGCGGCGGTGAGAGAGGCGTCGACCGTGTGCAGCGCGGGCAGGGCGAGCGCTTCGACGCGGGCCCGCGCGGCGTCGAGCGCGGCGACCGCCCTCGCGACGGCCTCGCGACCCTGGCGTTCCCGGCGCTCGGCGTCGTCGGCGAGCCGTGCGCGTTCGGCCGCGAGCTCCCGATCCGCGGCGCGGCGACCGGTCGCGTACCCCTCCGCGTGCCCGCGGATGCGCGCCCGCTCGGCCACCGCATCCGTCTCGGCGTCGCGCAGCACGGGGTAGCTGACGGGGGCGAAGGCGGGCTCAGGCGACATACTCGTCCTCGTCGCCGCGCTGCACGGTGATCGCGCCGGTGGCCTCGAGTTCGCGGATCGCGCGGACGACCGCGCCGCGCGCGTCGTCGACCTCGGCCTTGCGCACCGGCCCGAGCATCGAGATCTCCTCGTCGAGCAGTTCGCGGTTGCGCTCGGACATATTGCCGCGCACCGCCTGCACGACCTGCTCGGCGGCGCCCTTGAGCGCCACGGCGAGCACGGCCGCGTCGATGCCGCGCAGCACCTGCTGCACGTCGCGGGATTCGAGCCGCACGATGTCGGCGAAGGTGAGCATGCGGGAGCGCACCTCGTCGGCGAGCGCCGGGTCGCGGGCGTCGAGCGCGGCGAGCAGCTCCCGCTCGGTCGCCGCGTCGGCGCGGTTGATGATGTCGACGAGGGGCTGCACTCCCCCGACGACGTCGAGGTTCTCGCGCGGCACGACGATCGCACGCGCCCGGTGCCGCAGCGTGTCGGCGACGACCGCCACCGCATCCGGGGAGGCGCTGCCCATCGTCGCGATCGACTGGGCGACGTCGGCACGCAACTCCGGATCCACCCGGGTGAGCACCGCGGAGGCGTGCGGGGCCGGCAGGTGGGCGAGTACGAGCGCG carries:
- a CDS encoding FliH/SctL family protein, which produces MSPEPAFAPVSYPVLRDAETDAVAERARIRGHAEGYATGRRAADRELAAERARLADDAERRERQGREAVARAVAALDAARARVEALALPALHTVDASLTAAAIELAEAVLARELTDHPGSVRDRLRNALTGLDAAEVVAVRLHPADRDLVRAVDTGPAHPIAADPALAPGDVVVELADGLLDARIDAALRRARAALAEAAS
- a CDS encoding FliI/YscN family ATPase, translating into MSAAVLHRPTALDRVTDAARPLRSGTVAAVAGLGIEIRGLTAGLGDLVTLGDGLRAEVVAVARDSITAMPLDRTDGLVAGTPATTARRRMLVPTGPALLGRVLDATGAPLDDRGPLGQVDRVPVDADAPPALDRARIRTALPLGVRVLDTLTTVGVGQRIGLFAGSGVGKSSLLSMIARGTAAEVSVIALIGERGREVREFLEDDLGPDGLARSVVVVATADQPALMRVRAAFTATRIAEAFRDAGSHVTLMMDSLTRVAMAQREIGLSVGEPPATRGYPPSVFGLLARLLERAGTGPRGSVTGIYTVLVDGDDHNEPIADTARSILDGHVVLDRRLAAAGHFPSIDVLGSVSRVASRVSSPEQVELGRRLRRVLAARRTAQDLLDVGAYARGANPLVDAAVDHEAAIDAFLQQRVDETANAEDSWARLADLVATMGATS
- a CDS encoding flagellar export protein FliJ — translated: MSRLFPLAGLLRIRQVEKDLAAAELAAARADAARTAHRRRAARSVLAAGPSQPNSAETVTAIAAARASTSSMLADLGALEAGHRQRIDEARAAHDEARGRQLAIEKLGERFAVEQGVLEARAEQGVLDELAARAWHTRNRGKA
- a CDS encoding C40 family peptidase yields the protein MSVTEAIASIQQIESRLQQLFGPQGTTAAPPASTTPASAADFARVLGGQAPATGTPVAGSGQLTGDSIVAAAKKYLGVPYVFAGEDASGMDCSGLVQRVFADHGIDVPRLVRDQKNLGTEVPSLAEARPGDLIVTGGGGHISIYAGDGMVIHAPYPGRTVSLQKLWVGEDGIDTIRRIAPTQSAPPAPAPIAPAATDVTALLASALGGSGLGGSGLGGAGLSAGLGGAGLGGSAAGAGTIARLLVAQSALLAGARS
- the fliG gene encoding flagellar motor switch protein FliG, producing MSDRTAALNGTQKAALVLMQMSQDRAAEVMRQFTESEAEEITAEIVRLRRVDVETAEAALTEFHERALSGRRQARGGRDVAAGLLEASFGSERAAGLLDRLTSTMAGNPFEFLEAAEPTQVSTLLDGELPETIALVLAHLPAPHASAVLTRVDPELRADVAQSIATMGSASPDAVAVVADTLRHRARAIVVPRENLDVVGGVQPLVDIINRADAATERELLAALDARDPALADEVRSRMLTFADIVRLESRDVQQVLRGIDAAVLAVALKGAAEQVVQAVRGNMSERNRELLDEEISMLGPVRKAEVDDARGAVVRAIRELEATGAITVQRGDEDEYVA